Proteins found in one Methylobacterium sp. CB376 genomic segment:
- a CDS encoding caspase family protein: MIGNAQYPDSDTALTTPVADARAVAAVLQQKGYAVDVGENMAKVALQGALGRFYDKIKAGSTALLYFSGYGIQSNKQNYLIPVDAQIWTEPDLRRDGFNVEGILSEMQKRGADLKVVILDAANRNPFERRFRSFANGLAATAEAPPNALVFYSTQPGQMLRQATGARSPFAEELVRQLGQSDGISRAVFDRTRSALAAGQGGQTPWIYSSLREGALAKDTPPPKDLSAKDLSAKDHSPKDFPAKDFPAKEGQTPKESPTWVDPQQAGRRPPREEAPPGPVAGRPPETPREPQADPSAEFAAARKAGTREAMERFADKFQGTAWGERGRAELKRFEEQAKVAAPKVPQTPLPYTREDERLRAELNKALERNPADGSALYRRGQLYAIHREYALALADFDEVIRLNPQDVEALNNRCWVRAMVDELDRALRDCNEALKLRPNFPDALDSRGLVNLKIGLPGLAIRDYDAALKGNGKQASSLYGRGMARVRTGETEEGKSDINDALRMDPGLEREFAQYGIR, from the coding sequence GTGATCGGCAACGCGCAGTACCCGGACAGCGACACGGCCCTCACGACCCCGGTCGCGGATGCCAGGGCCGTGGCGGCGGTCCTTCAGCAGAAGGGCTACGCCGTGGACGTCGGCGAGAACATGGCGAAGGTCGCCCTGCAGGGCGCGCTCGGGCGCTTCTACGACAAGATCAAGGCGGGCTCGACCGCGCTCCTCTACTTCAGCGGGTATGGGATCCAATCGAACAAGCAGAATTACCTGATACCGGTCGATGCCCAGATCTGGACCGAGCCGGATCTGCGGCGGGACGGCTTCAACGTCGAGGGCATCCTGAGCGAGATGCAGAAGCGCGGCGCGGACCTGAAGGTGGTGATCCTGGACGCGGCCAACCGCAACCCGTTCGAGCGGCGCTTCCGCAGCTTCGCCAACGGGCTCGCGGCGACGGCCGAGGCTCCCCCGAACGCGCTCGTCTTCTACTCGACCCAGCCCGGCCAGATGCTGCGCCAGGCGACGGGCGCCCGCAGCCCCTTCGCCGAGGAACTGGTCCGGCAGCTCGGCCAGAGCGACGGGATCAGCCGCGCGGTGTTCGACCGGACCCGCTCCGCCCTGGCGGCGGGCCAGGGCGGGCAGACCCCCTGGATCTACTCGAGCCTGCGGGAGGGGGCCCTCGCGAAGGACACCCCGCCGCCCAAAGACCTTTCTGCCAAGGACCTTTCTGCCAAGGACCACTCTCCCAAGGACTTCCCTGCCAAGGACTTCCCTGCCAAGGAGGGTCAGACCCCGAAGGAGAGCCCGACCTGGGTGGATCCGCAGCAGGCCGGGAGGAGGCCCCCGCGCGAGGAGGCGCCGCCCGGGCCGGTGGCCGGCCGACCGCCCGAGACGCCGCGGGAGCCGCAGGCCGACCCGTCCGCCGAGTTCGCCGCCGCCCGAAAGGCCGGGACCCGGGAGGCGATGGAGCGCTTCGCGGACAAGTTCCAGGGCACCGCCTGGGGCGAGCGCGGCCGGGCCGAGCTGAAGCGGTTCGAGGAGCAGGCCAAGGTCGCCGCCCCGAAGGTGCCCCAGACCCCGCTGCCCTACACCCGCGAGGACGAGCGCCTGCGGGCCGAGCTCAACAAGGCCCTGGAGCGCAACCCAGCCGACGGGTCCGCCCTCTACCGGCGCGGCCAGCTCTACGCGATCCACCGCGAGTACGCGCTCGCGCTGGCGGACTTTGACGAGGTGATCCGCCTCAACCCACAGGACGTTGAGGCGCTCAATAACCGCTGCTGGGTGCGCGCGATGGTTGATGAACTCGACCGGGCACTGCGCGACTGCAACGAGGCGCTGAAGCTCAGACCCAATTTCCCGGACGCTCTCGACAGTCGTGGACTGGTCAACCTCAAGATAGGACTTCCCGGTCTCGCCATCCGCGATTACGATGCCGCGTTGAAGGGCAATGGTAAGCAGGCCTCGTCCCTGTACGGCCGCGGGATGGCGCGGGTTCGGACCGGCGAGACGGAGGAGGGGAAGAGCGACATCAACGATGCGCTCCGGATGGATCCGGGCCTCGAGAGAGAGTTCGCCCAATACGGAATCCGTTGA
- a CDS encoding efflux RND transporter periplasmic adaptor subunit — protein sequence MRPDRDTALRPRPARAPEALGRAALLTLALIGPPGLARAEDAPTDTVRARRACFSDNVRVTGYLMPRRPAYVSINIEGYRVSDVLVQEGDPVSAGQELARVAKIGADDSVAQMLAPSNLAKLPNSISLKASAAGTVTRSTAKVGQLVSPQMDPLFQIALDRDLDLMVQVPSLYISKIRAGAESRILIGNDLALRGEVRMAATDVDPATQFGRAFVSVPAHADLRPGMFARALIDTARSCGIAVPRAAILRRSDTTSVQVVRGGRIETRRVVVGSSSEDDVEIRSGVGEGDTVVAKAGTAF from the coding sequence ATGCGTCCTGACCGCGATACGGCCCTCCGCCCGCGCCCCGCGCGCGCCCCGGAGGCGCTCGGCCGCGCCGCCCTCCTGACGCTCGCCCTGATCGGCCCGCCCGGGCTGGCCCGGGCCGAGGACGCCCCGACCGACACGGTGCGGGCGCGGCGGGCCTGCTTCTCCGACAACGTGCGGGTGACCGGCTACCTGATGCCCCGGCGCCCCGCCTACGTGAGCATCAACATCGAGGGCTACCGGGTCTCGGACGTGCTGGTGCAGGAGGGCGACCCCGTCTCGGCCGGCCAGGAACTGGCCCGGGTCGCCAAGATCGGGGCGGACGATTCGGTCGCCCAGATGCTGGCCCCGTCGAACCTCGCCAAGCTCCCCAACTCGATCTCCCTGAAGGCCTCCGCGGCCGGCACCGTCACGCGCAGCACCGCCAAGGTGGGGCAGCTCGTCAGCCCCCAGATGGACCCGCTGTTCCAGATCGCCCTCGACCGCGATCTCGACCTGATGGTGCAGGTGCCGAGCCTCTACATCTCGAAGATCCGGGCCGGGGCGGAGAGCCGGATCCTGATCGGCAACGACCTCGCGCTGCGGGGCGAGGTGCGGATGGCGGCGACCGACGTCGACCCGGCGACCCAGTTCGGCCGGGCCTTCGTGTCGGTTCCGGCCCACGCGGACCTGCGCCCGGGCATGTTCGCCCGCGCCCTGATCGACACGGCGCGCAGCTGCGGGATCGCCGTGCCCCGCGCCGCCATCCTGCGCCGCAGCGACACGACGAGCGTCCAGGTGGTGCGCGGCGGCCGGATCGAGACCCGCCGCGTCGTCGTCGGCTCCTCCTCGGAGGACGACGTCGAGATCCGCAGCGGCGTCGGAGAGGGCGACACCGTGGTGGCCAAGGCCGGCACGGCCTTCTGA
- a CDS encoding DEAD/DEAH box helicase — protein sequence MHYSRSDIVAACGPNATRAGQSYLREGRVLEATRNGAGISGEVQGSDEPYRLVVDLRERGKGLRIEGTCSCPVARNCKHVAAVLLSLLDEASEPPGDPVAQRLERLLAPAPTARGAARAGRPAAQAEALPPALARWVAQLDRAQATAGEDYPRSINQRLVYVLGSLLAGEGLPRLALQVISTRLRKDGTFSEGGSPYLLQAGASPARFLRPSDLRIHRLLAGRQRHSIGYGRAYAYDLSDEDAAEILAALLATGRVRWREPNGPALAAGPPRAGRIAWREEADALRAEVTCEDPGAVLAAAPPAYVDEAAGLIGPVETGLAPRLAGALALAPPVPAEAVAALNAVLAEKVPDLAAHRPPSPAAEPLRVAPRPVLRLTTAPIRTTIGYGPYAMIDHETVPIARLAFAYGPVRTELGEMRAVVPRLSGGRLYAVARDPEAEREAARRLIRENFVPVCERYPAEAAHGRDFVREGGTAQWADAQYWLLPRLREEGWEIETAADFPLRLMRADGAFDAEIREGSGIDWLELQLGVELDGERIDLVGPILALLRRPGFDPAILDGPEGEKALVLPLPDGRMLALPPGRLRGILAAIAELLIGRDDEGRLRLSRADAAGLAALEEEGGERVIWRGGEAIRAMGRRLSASGGIPPVEPPAAFRASLRPYQAQGLAWLAFLRETGFGGVLADDMGLGKTVQALALLALEKAEGRLDRPALVVAPTSLMGNWRRETERFAPSLRVLTLHGLDRKEQFGAMAEHDLVLTTYPLIPRDHAVLTAQEWHILLLDEAQAIKNPDAQTTRLLHGIRARHRFCLTGTPLENSLAEVWSLFAFACPGLLGDRRHFTRAWRMPIEKQGDRERGRLLARRLKPFLLRRTKDEVAAELPPKTEIVERVDLAAGQRDLYESIRLAMHARVRAAIAEKGFARSRIVILDALLKLRQACCDPRLLKLAPPPKAGSAKLDRLDELLESLIAEGRRVLVFSQFTSMLDLIKPRLTLAKTPCLELTGRSRDRAEVVRRFEAGEAPVFLISLKAGGTGLNLVAADTVILYDPWWNPAVEAQAIDRAHRIGQDKPVFVHKLVASRTIEEKMGVLKERKGALADSLFDHDGAPTSAMTAEDLDLLLGD from the coding sequence GTGCACTACAGCAGATCCGACATCGTCGCGGCCTGCGGCCCCAACGCCACCCGCGCCGGGCAGAGCTACCTGCGCGAGGGGCGCGTTCTCGAAGCGACCCGAAACGGAGCCGGGATCTCCGGCGAGGTCCAGGGCAGCGACGAGCCCTACAGGCTGGTCGTCGATCTGAGGGAGCGGGGGAAGGGGCTGCGGATCGAAGGCACCTGCTCCTGCCCGGTCGCCCGCAATTGCAAGCACGTGGCGGCCGTCCTCCTCTCGCTCCTGGACGAGGCGTCGGAGCCGCCGGGCGATCCGGTCGCGCAGCGCCTGGAGCGCCTGCTGGCGCCGGCCCCGACGGCCCGCGGCGCGGCACGAGCGGGCCGCCCCGCGGCCCAGGCGGAGGCGCTGCCGCCGGCCCTGGCGCGGTGGGTCGCGCAACTCGACCGGGCCCAGGCCACCGCCGGGGAGGATTACCCACGCTCCATCAACCAGCGGCTCGTCTACGTGCTCGGCTCGCTCCTGGCGGGGGAAGGCCTGCCGCGCCTCGCCCTGCAGGTGATCTCGACGCGCCTGCGCAAGGACGGCACCTTCTCGGAGGGCGGCAGCCCCTATCTCCTGCAGGCGGGCGCATCGCCGGCCCGGTTCCTGCGCCCCTCGGACCTGCGCATCCACCGCCTTCTCGCCGGCCGGCAGCGCCACTCCATCGGCTACGGCCGGGCCTACGCCTACGATCTCTCCGACGAGGATGCGGCGGAGATCCTGGCGGCCCTGCTCGCCACCGGCCGCGTCCGCTGGCGGGAGCCGAACGGGCCGGCCCTCGCGGCGGGTCCGCCCCGGGCCGGGCGGATCGCCTGGCGGGAGGAGGCGGATGCCCTGCGGGCGGAGGTCACCTGCGAGGATCCCGGCGCGGTGCTGGCCGCGGCGCCGCCCGCCTACGTGGACGAGGCGGCCGGCCTGATCGGGCCGGTGGAGACCGGACTCGCCCCGCGCCTCGCCGGCGCCCTCGCCCTGGCGCCGCCGGTCCCGGCGGAAGCGGTGGCGGCGCTCAACGCCGTCCTGGCGGAGAAGGTCCCGGACCTCGCCGCCCACCGGCCGCCCTCGCCCGCGGCGGAGCCCCTCCGCGTCGCCCCGCGACCGGTGCTGCGCCTCACGACCGCCCCGATCAGGACGACCATCGGCTACGGCCCCTACGCGATGATCGACCACGAGACGGTGCCCATCGCGCGGCTGGCCTTCGCGTACGGACCGGTGCGGACGGAACTCGGCGAGATGCGGGCCGTGGTGCCGCGCCTCAGCGGCGGGCGCCTCTACGCGGTGGCCCGCGATCCCGAGGCCGAGCGCGAGGCGGCCCGGCGCCTCATCCGGGAAAACTTCGTCCCGGTCTGCGAACGCTATCCCGCCGAGGCCGCGCATGGCCGCGACTTCGTGCGCGAAGGAGGAACGGCCCAATGGGCCGACGCGCAATACTGGCTCCTGCCCCGCCTGCGGGAGGAGGGCTGGGAGATCGAGACCGCCGCCGATTTCCCCCTGCGGCTGATGCGGGCGGACGGCGCCTTCGACGCGGAGATCCGCGAGGGATCCGGCATCGACTGGCTCGAACTCCAGCTCGGTGTCGAGCTGGACGGGGAGCGGATCGACCTCGTCGGGCCGATCCTCGCGCTGCTGCGGCGGCCGGGCTTCGACCCCGCCATCCTCGACGGCCCGGAGGGGGAGAAGGCCCTCGTCCTGCCGCTTCCGGACGGGCGGATGCTGGCCCTGCCCCCGGGCCGGCTGCGCGGGATCCTGGCGGCGATCGCCGAATTGCTGATCGGCCGCGACGACGAGGGGCGGCTTCGCCTGTCGCGGGCCGACGCGGCCGGCCTCGCGGCCCTGGAGGAGGAGGGCGGGGAGCGCGTGATCTGGCGCGGCGGCGAGGCGATCCGCGCCATGGGACGGCGGCTTTCCGCGAGCGGCGGCATCCCGCCGGTGGAGCCCCCCGCGGCGTTCCGGGCGAGCCTGCGGCCCTATCAGGCGCAGGGCCTCGCCTGGCTCGCCTTCCTGCGCGAGACCGGCTTCGGCGGCGTCCTGGCGGACGATATGGGCCTGGGCAAGACCGTCCAGGCCCTGGCGCTCCTCGCCCTCGAGAAGGCGGAGGGCCGCCTCGACCGGCCCGCCCTGGTGGTGGCGCCGACGAGCCTGATGGGCAATTGGCGGCGCGAGACGGAGCGCTTCGCCCCCTCCCTCCGCGTGCTCACGCTGCACGGCCTCGACCGCAAGGAGCAGTTCGGGGCGATGGCCGAGCACGACCTCGTGCTCACCACCTATCCGCTGATCCCCCGCGACCACGCGGTGCTGACGGCGCAGGAGTGGCACATCCTTCTCCTCGACGAGGCGCAGGCGATCAAGAACCCGGACGCGCAGACGACCCGGCTGCTGCACGGGATCCGGGCGCGGCACCGCTTCTGCCTCACCGGGACGCCGCTTGAGAATTCCCTCGCGGAGGTGTGGTCGCTCTTCGCCTTCGCGTGCCCGGGCCTGCTCGGCGACCGCCGGCACTTCACCCGGGCGTGGCGCATGCCGATCGAGAAGCAGGGCGACCGCGAGCGCGGCCGGCTGCTGGCGCGGCGCCTCAAGCCCTTCCTGCTGCGGCGGACCAAGGACGAGGTGGCGGCCGAGCTGCCGCCCAAGACCGAGATCGTCGAGCGCGTCGACCTCGCGGCCGGTCAGCGCGACCTCTACGAGTCGATCCGGCTCGCCATGCATGCCCGGGTGCGCGCCGCCATCGCCGAGAAGGGATTCGCCCGCAGCCGCATCGTCATCCTGGACGCGCTGCTCAAGCTGCGGCAGGCCTGCTGCGATCCGCGCCTGCTCAAGCTCGCACCTCCCCCGAAGGCGGGCTCGGCCAAGCTCGACCGCCTGGACGAGTTGCTGGAATCCCTGATCGCCGAGGGGCGCCGGGTGCTGGTCTTCTCGCAATTCACCTCGATGCTCGACCTGATCAAGCCGCGCCTCACGCTCGCCAAGACGCCCTGCCTCGAACTCACCGGCCGCAGCCGCGACCGCGCCGAGGTGGTGCGCCGCTTCGAGGCCGGCGAGGCACCGGTCTTCCTGATCAGCCTGAAGGCGGGCGGGACGGGGCTCAACCTCGTCGCGGCGGATACGGTGATCCTCTACGATCCCTGGTGGAATCCGGCCGTGGAGGCCCAGGCGATCGACCGCGCCCACCGCATCGGCCAGGACAAGCCCGTCTTCGTCCACAAGCTCGTCGCCTCCCGCACCATCGAGGAGAAGATGGGGGTGCTGAAGGAGAGGAAGGGCGCGCTCGCCGATTCGCTGTTCGACCACGACGGCGCGCCCACGAGCGCCATGACGGCGGAGGATTTGGATCTCCTGCTCGGGGACTGA
- a CDS encoding OmpA family protein, with product MRGKFTASILALAAVCAGHAAVAGPAYTAEDIVKKFAPADPLGKTRGLCIGTHSECNAGVETRARPTGSFDLVVNFDYNSDQLTGAAKQNLDEFAKALRDDRLRSSTFLVEGHTDARGGEEFNLGLSGRRADAVVRYLSGRGVLAAQLTARGLGKSRPLTDNPLDPANRRVETRLAVD from the coding sequence ATGCGCGGCAAGTTTACGGCCTCGATTCTCGCGCTCGCGGCGGTCTGCGCCGGCCATGCTGCCGTCGCCGGCCCGGCCTATACCGCCGAGGACATCGTCAAGAAGTTCGCGCCGGCCGATCCGCTGGGCAAGACCCGCGGGCTCTGCATCGGCACCCACAGCGAGTGCAACGCCGGCGTCGAAACCCGGGCGAGGCCGACCGGCAGCTTCGACCTGGTGGTGAATTTCGACTACAATTCCGACCAGTTGACCGGCGCCGCCAAGCAGAACCTCGACGAATTCGCCAAGGCGCTGCGCGACGACCGCCTGAGATCCTCGACCTTCCTGGTCGAGGGGCACACGGACGCGCGCGGCGGCGAGGAGTTCAACCTCGGCCTGTCGGGCCGCCGGGCCGACGCCGTGGTCCGGTACCTCTCCGGCCGCGGCGTCCTGGCCGCCCAGCTCACCGCCCGCGGCCTCGGCAAGTCCCGCCCGCTCACCGACAACCCGCTCGACCCGGCCAACCGCCGCGTCGAAACCCGCCTCGCCGTGGACTAG
- a CDS encoding OmpA family protein, with protein sequence MTGSANTFSRRLSRAALLAGLLTLGSAAGALAQKAPSEADIAKALIGAPAEAPVATGPTRSLSTSVRGEAASAGALGEDRSFLDSLRNRASLTPSERSKLAAVSADKPSIDLEIPFDYNSAKIGPKALPMVKSLGAALARQELKGNTFLIVGHTDGKGKDQANQALSERRAQAVKDYIVQNYGVPATNLVSVGYGKTQLKDAANPNAPVNRRVTTVNMSGVKSASRY encoded by the coding sequence ATGACTGGATCTGCTAACACGTTCTCGCGGCGCCTGAGCCGCGCCGCGCTCCTTGCCGGATTGCTGACCCTCGGCTCGGCGGCCGGCGCCCTCGCCCAGAAGGCCCCGAGCGAGGCCGACATCGCCAAGGCCCTGATCGGGGCACCCGCCGAGGCGCCGGTCGCGACCGGGCCGACCCGCAGCCTCTCGACCAGCGTCCGCGGCGAGGCGGCGAGCGCCGGCGCCCTCGGCGAGGACCGCAGCTTCCTGGATTCGCTGCGCAACCGCGCCTCGCTGACCCCGAGCGAGCGCAGCAAGCTCGCGGCGGTCTCGGCCGACAAGCCGAGCATCGACCTCGAGATCCCCTTCGACTACAACTCCGCCAAGATCGGCCCGAAGGCCCTGCCCATGGTCAAGAGCCTGGGCGCCGCCCTCGCCCGGCAGGAACTCAAGGGCAACACCTTCCTGATCGTCGGACACACCGACGGCAAGGGCAAGGACCAGGCGAACCAGGCCCTGTCCGAGCGCCGCGCCCAGGCCGTGAAGGACTACATCGTCCAGAATTACGGCGTGCCCGCCACCAACCTCGTCAGCGTCGGCTACGGCAAGACGCAGCTCAAGGACGCGGCGAACCCGAACGCCCCGGTCAACCGCCGCGTGACGACGGTCAACATGTCGGGCGTGAAGTCGGCCTCGCGCTACTGA
- a CDS encoding efflux RND transporter permease subunit codes for MSLNVSSWAIRKPLPSILISLILLILGWMSFGKLPITRLPSADIPIISVAVAQFGAAPAELEAQVTKTIEDGVSGVEGVRHIASLVTDGVSVTTVQFRLETNTDRALNDVKDAITRIQADLPRSAEAPLIQRVDVVGLPIVTYAAVAPDKTPEQLSYFVDTVVKRRLQSIRGVAQVETIGGSEREILVSLDPDRLQAYGLTAVDVSRRLRGINVDVAGGRTQLGGRDFAIRALAGARSLDELKGTMIPLASGGQIRLQDLGVVTDTVADRRTFASLDAKPVVAIGIKRAKGASDVVVAKAVQAKVDQIQAEYPDVKLSLIDTSVDYTLGNYEAAIKTLFEGAALAVIVVFLFLRDLRTTVIVAVSLPLSIFPAFWAMDLLGFSLNLVSFLAVTLSTGILVDDSIVEIENIVRHIRMGKSPFQAAIDAADEIGLAVIAISLTIVAIFAPASFMGGIAGQFFKQFGITIAVQVLFSLLAARFVTPMLAAYIMKPHVHEEKPPGRIERAYVWLVSKSVRFYGLTVILGIAIFAASILSMKLLSQGFLPAQDTARSLLSIELPPGSQASDTQRVTDVIVKDLRQIPEVKSIFVDGGRIAGGTIEVRRASLILNYTNKTHRTITQRQLEQQVEARLRQIPDIRYWFVDENGLRAISLVVNGQDSSTVASVANELANQMRRLPAVANVISGATLNRPELRIRPRMDLAARLGITADTLSETIRVATIGDVGPALAKFDAGDRLVPVRVQLDDSARLNWQIVEQLRIPTPAAKGGVPLSAVADLGFQDGPANISRYDRERQATVAADLVGDAALGDVLAAINQLPVMRNLPKGVQVNQSGDAENLAELSDGFAEVMRAGLLMVYAVLVMLFGSFLHPITILFSLPLSLGGAVVALLVTGKQLTTPVWIGILMLMGIVTKNAIMLVEFAIESMRHGMSRNEAIIDAGRKRARPIIMTTIAMVAGMVPSALAIGAGGEFRAPMAIAVIGGLLFSTVLSLIFVPAVFCLVCVISDLPKNAAARLRARAAKPAPAQAAAPPPHGGMASPAAPGSELASTGVTRQRPVRAGTVARAGPSSGLPRGAALSARRRRIRPRGRAKGRGGGGRVACAEGALTPPLRT; via the coding sequence GTGTCCCTGAACGTCTCCTCCTGGGCGATCCGCAAGCCGCTCCCCTCGATCCTGATCTCGCTGATCCTGCTCATCCTGGGCTGGATGAGCTTCGGGAAGCTCCCGATCACGCGGCTGCCCTCGGCCGACATCCCGATCATCTCGGTGGCGGTGGCGCAGTTCGGCGCGGCCCCGGCGGAGCTGGAGGCGCAGGTCACCAAGACCATCGAGGACGGGGTCTCGGGCGTCGAGGGCGTGCGCCACATCGCGTCCCTCGTCACCGACGGCGTCTCGGTGACGACGGTCCAGTTCCGCCTGGAGACCAACACCGACCGGGCGCTCAACGACGTCAAGGACGCGATCACCCGCATCCAGGCCGACCTGCCGCGCTCGGCGGAGGCGCCGCTGATCCAGCGCGTCGACGTGGTCGGCCTGCCGATCGTCACCTACGCGGCGGTCGCCCCCGACAAGACGCCCGAGCAGCTCTCCTACTTCGTCGACACGGTGGTCAAGCGCCGCCTGCAGAGCATCCGCGGCGTCGCGCAGGTCGAGACGATCGGCGGCTCCGAGCGCGAGATCCTGGTCTCCCTCGATCCCGACCGGCTCCAGGCCTACGGGCTCACCGCCGTCGACGTGAGCCGCCGGCTGCGCGGCATCAACGTGGACGTGGCGGGCGGGCGCACCCAGCTCGGCGGGCGCGACTTCGCGATCCGGGCCCTCGCGGGCGCGCGCAGCCTCGACGAGCTCAAGGGCACCATGATCCCGCTCGCCTCGGGCGGGCAGATCCGGCTGCAGGATCTCGGCGTCGTCACCGACACGGTGGCGGACCGGCGCACCTTCGCGAGCCTCGACGCCAAGCCGGTCGTCGCCATCGGCATCAAGCGCGCCAAGGGCGCGAGCGACGTCGTCGTGGCCAAGGCCGTCCAGGCCAAGGTCGACCAGATCCAGGCCGAGTACCCGGACGTCAAGCTCTCGCTGATCGACACGTCGGTCGACTACACGCTCGGCAACTACGAGGCCGCGATCAAGACGCTGTTCGAGGGCGCGGCGCTCGCGGTCATCGTGGTGTTCCTGTTCCTGCGCGACCTGCGCACGACGGTGATCGTGGCGGTGTCGCTGCCGCTGTCGATCTTCCCGGCCTTCTGGGCGATGGACCTGCTCGGCTTCTCGCTCAACCTCGTGAGCTTCCTCGCCGTCACGCTCTCGACCGGCATCCTGGTCGACGATTCGATCGTCGAGATCGAGAACATCGTGCGCCACATCCGGATGGGCAAGTCGCCCTTCCAGGCGGCGATCGACGCGGCCGACGAGATCGGGCTCGCGGTGATCGCGATCAGCCTCACCATCGTGGCGATCTTCGCGCCGGCGAGCTTCATGGGCGGCATCGCGGGCCAGTTCTTCAAGCAGTTCGGCATCACCATCGCGGTGCAGGTGCTGTTCTCGCTGCTCGCGGCCCGCTTCGTGACGCCGATGCTGGCCGCCTACATCATGAAGCCGCACGTCCACGAGGAGAAGCCGCCGGGCCGGATCGAGCGCGCCTATGTCTGGCTGGTCTCGAAATCGGTGCGCTTCTACGGGCTCACCGTGATCCTCGGCATCGCGATCTTCGCGGCCTCGATCCTCAGCATGAAGCTCCTGTCGCAGGGCTTCCTGCCGGCCCAGGACACCGCCCGCTCGCTGCTCTCGATCGAGCTGCCCCCGGGCAGCCAGGCCTCGGACACGCAGCGCGTCACCGACGTGATCGTCAAGGACCTGCGCCAGATCCCGGAGGTGAAGAGCATCTTCGTCGATGGCGGGCGCATCGCGGGCGGCACGATCGAGGTCCGGCGCGCCTCGCTCATCCTCAACTACACCAACAAGACCCACCGCACGATCACCCAGCGCCAGCTGGAGCAGCAGGTCGAGGCGCGGCTGAGGCAGATCCCGGACATCCGCTACTGGTTCGTGGACGAGAACGGCCTGCGGGCGATCTCACTCGTGGTCAACGGCCAGGACAGCAGCACGGTGGCGAGCGTGGCCAACGAGCTCGCCAACCAGATGCGCCGCCTGCCGGCCGTGGCCAACGTGATCTCGGGCGCGACCCTGAACCGGCCGGAGCTGCGCATCCGCCCGCGCATGGACCTCGCCGCCCGGCTCGGCATCACGGCCGACACGCTCTCCGAGACGATCCGCGTCGCCACGATCGGCGACGTGGGGCCGGCGCTGGCCAAGTTCGACGCGGGCGACCGCCTCGTGCCGGTGCGGGTCCAGCTCGACGACAGCGCCCGGCTGAACTGGCAGATCGTGGAGCAGCTGCGCATCCCGACCCCGGCCGCGAAGGGCGGGGTGCCGCTCTCGGCGGTGGCGGATCTCGGCTTCCAGGACGGGCCGGCCAACATCTCCCGCTACGACCGCGAGCGCCAGGCGACCGTGGCGGCGGACCTCGTCGGGGACGCGGCCCTCGGCGACGTGCTGGCCGCGATCAATCAGCTGCCGGTGATGAGGAACCTGCCGAAGGGGGTGCAGGTCAACCAGTCGGGCGACGCCGAGAACCTCGCCGAATTGTCGGACGGCTTCGCCGAGGTGATGCGGGCGGGCCTGCTCATGGTCTACGCCGTGCTGGTGATGCTGTTCGGGTCCTTCCTGCACCCGATCACCATCCTGTTCTCGCTGCCGCTCTCCCTGGGCGGCGCCGTGGTGGCGCTGCTCGTCACCGGCAAGCAGCTCACGACCCCGGTCTGGATCGGCATCCTGATGCTGATGGGCATCGTGACCAAGAACGCGATCATGCTGGTGGAATTCGCGATCGAGTCGATGCGCCACGGCATGTCGCGCAATGAGGCGATCATCGATGCGGGCCGCAAGCGCGCGCGGCCGATCATCATGACGACGATCGCCATGGTGGCCGGCATGGTCCCGAGCGCGCTGGCGATCGGGGCGGGCGGCGAGTTCCGGGCACCGATGGCGATCGCGGTGATCGGCGGCCTGCTCTTCTCGACGGTCCTGTCGCTGATCTTCGTGCCGGCGGTGTTCTGCCTCGTCTGCGTGATCTCGGACCTGCCGAAGAATGCGGCGGCGCGCCTGCGCGCCCGGGCAGCGAAGCCCGCCCCCGCCCAGGCGGCGGCCCCGCCCCCGCACGGCGGCATGGCGAGCCCGGCGGCCCCGGGGAGTGAGCTCGCCTCGACCGGAGTGACGCGGCAGCGGCCGGTACGGGCCGGAACGGTGGCCCGCGCGGGTCCCTCCTCAGGTTTGCCGCGAGGAGCCGCCCTGTCCGCCCGACGACGGCGCATTCGGCCCCGTGGCCGGGCGAAGGGGCGGGGAGGCGGGGGACGGGTGGCTTGCGCCGAGGGAGCGTTGACGCCGCCTTTGCGGACGTAG